From the genome of Aureibacter tunicatorum:
AGCCTTTGTATTTGCAAGTTCCCAGTGGATCAACCTTTGAAGTTTTGGAAGCGGGCTTGCAGGTCACAGATACTTCTTGGAGTCCAGATTGGAAAAGTGATCCTATGTACCCAATGGCTGCTATTGTCCCAAAAAAGGGTTCGTCAATGGCCAAATGGATAGACGAATCCGATGCGTTGCCAATATCAGCGATCATTGAAAATGATGTGCAGAGTTTAGCGCTTCATATGGTAGAGTCTGTCGGCTATAATAGGTCTGACTTTGGGTACGTTGGTATGGGAATATATTTGGACGCAGGACCAATTGTATTTTATTATCAAGGAGCTTTTAGCGGCAATGGAACTCAGGAAAATGGTTTGTTTTCGATTTATGATGACGCTCAAAAGTTGATTGGTGACAAAGTATATGAGCATCAATTTCCAGCTCCGGCGACAAGAGTCGTTGTGGAATCTGATCCAAATGCTCCTTCGAATTCGATTCCACTATATTTTGATTATTCCGACCCCGTAATTTATGAAATGAAAAAGTGGAATGCAGCTTTATCTACTTGGGTTTTAGAAAGCGAACCATTTACAGCAATTACAGGAGAGTATTTCAAATTAGAAATCATTCAGAATTTGGATGTGGTTTATGTGGACGGTAGCAAGCCTAGTTCTGGCAATGGTTTAAGTTGGCTGGAAGCAAAAAGAACGATTCAAGAAGGTATAGATTTGGCTTTTCAAAAAACTGTAGCTGAAGGCAAAAAGTATCAAGTGTGGGTGAAAAGCGGAGTTTATTCATTCACAGGCAGAGATAACTATTTGGTTTTAAGGACAGGTTTAGAAGTTTACGGAAGTTTTGCTGGAAATGAAAACTCTCTTACCCAAAGAGATTTAACTGCTTATACAACTTCTATGGTTGGTGATAACACATTGAACGGACCGATTATTAAAGCTGATGGACTTGATAGCGAAACTTTATTGGATGGCTTTTCAGTAAGAGGTGCCAATGGAAATAGCGCGCTTGACATTGATAATTCGAGTTTGACTGTAAGCAATGTTGTTTTCCGAAATAATTTTACAACAGATCGTGGGGCCGCTGTTCACATAAGTAATGGCTATCCTCAATTTGTAAATTGCGTTTTTGAAAATAATTCAGCTAGGGTAGATGGTGGAGCAGTATTCAATGACAGAGGTTTTCCTAAGTTTGAGAATTGCACGTTCAATTCAAACTCTACGTATTTCAATGGTAGCGCTATTTACGTTCGCTATGATAATTTGGAAGTTTTGAATTGTACGTTCCTGCAAAATACAACAGTGTATAGTGGGTATGCTGGAGGTGCTATATTCTTAAGCAATTCAAGCTTGAGGCTTACAGGCACAGAATTCAAGCGTAATAATCGCTATGCTATATCCAGCTCTAATAGTGCCAACGGATTTATTGATGGAGGAGGCAATTGTTTTGGTACGGGAGTAGACGCTAATTTGCCGACTAATGTCAATAACCTAAATAATGTGAATATCGGAAACTGCCCTTGATCATAAGGATTATTTATAGAAATAAAAGCTGGCAGGTAATATAAACTGTCAGCTTTTTTATTTAGTTCATAAAGCTCTTATTGATGAACTTGAGACCGTTGACGATTCCTGTTCGCCAGTATTCCCAATCATGTCCACCATTTCTCATGATAAATTCATGCTCGATTCCTCTTTTTCTCATAATGATATGCATCATTGAATTCCCTTCGTATAGGAAATCATCATCTCCGCAATCAAAATACCATCTTACTTGATTCAAATCATTGGGGTTTCTGTTCGTGAATACATGTAAAGGGTTGCTTGTTTTCCAGTTGGAGGTAATTCTTTTTTTACCTTTTAGATCATCTCCAAGCATATCTCCGAACCGTTCATTGAAAGTAGTTTGATCCAATGAAATCAATTGCTCATCTGTCCAAAAAGCTCCGCTTAGAGCGACTGAAGAACCGAATAAACCAGAATGGTTAGTGCTAATCATCGTTGCGCCAAAGCCTCCCATTGATAGACCAGCGATTGCTCTGTAGCTTTTTTCAGTTCTTATGCTATATTCATTTTCAATGTAGGGGATGAACTCATTGATGAACATGTCTTGGTAGCTCCATTTTCCATTTGAAGCATTTAGGTAATAGCAATTCCCTGCGTCTGGCATGATGATGATGCAAGGACTTAACTCTCCTGATTCTATCATTCTATCGGCGGTCTGTTTGATAGCTCCTTTTTGAACCCAATTGGTATTTGATCCAGTGTAGCCATGTAACAAATAGACTACTGGATATTTCATCTTTGAAGAATTATAACCTTCAGGCAGATAAACACTATATTTTACATTTGAATTGAGTATCTGGCTCTTATGTTCCAGATCTTCTAGAACGATGCTTTGGGAAAATGAATAAAAAGAAGAAATTGTAAGCAGTAATGTTAAAAAATATTTCATATTTTATTGATAAATTTATGTGGACGATTTGCAAATTATAATATCTAAAAACTTTTTTTGTTGGATTAGATTCATACTATAAAGTCATTAATATACATTTTTTTGCCATGAAAGACATCAATTATCAATCGGTATTGGATGAAATTATACACGAACTGGCTGAGTTTGAAGACAAAGGAGAGGTCGCTAGTTATATTCCAGAATTAGCGAAAGTGTCTCCTGAAAAATTCGGCGTTTACATCACTGGAGTAGAAGGACAGGAGTGCTATACAGGTGATTATCAAGAACGTTTTTCAATTCAGAGTATTTCAAAAGTTTTCGCATTGGCTTTGGCATTCAAGAATATGGGTGAAAGTCTCTGGAGTAGAGTAGGTGTTGAACCCTCAGGAGATCCGTTTAATTCATTGGTGCAGTTAGAGCATGAAAAGGGTATCCCGAGAAATCCATTGATTAATGCGGGGGCTCTGGTAGTATGCGATGTTCTAATCAGTATTTTCAAAAATCCTAAAGATGAATTATCTGCTTTTGTCGAAAATTTGATGGGAGGGCCTGTTAATTTTAATCTTAAGGTATTCCTATCCGAAAAAAAACACGCTTATGTGAATGCAGCGCTTATTAACTTGATGAAAGCCTTTGGAAATATAAAAAATGATGTAGAAGAAGTATTAGACTTTTATTTCTATCAATGCTCTATGGAAATGTCATGCCAAGAGTTGTCCAAGGCATTTTTATTGTTCGCCAATAAAGGGAAGATTCCTTTGACAAACGAGCAGATGATTAAAGAAATCAATTCTCGGAGAATAAATGCTATCATGCAAACTTGCGGTTTTTATGACGAAGCAGGTGAATTCGCTTACAAAGTTGGATTGCCCGGCAAGAGTGGAGTTGGCGGAGGTATAATTGCAGTGAATCCCGGTATTTATTCTGTGGCTGTTTGGAGTCCGAAGTTGAATGCAAATGGCAATTCAGCTAAAGGGATGAAATTTTTGGAAATGCTTAGCGCAAAGACGGGCTCTTCAATATTTTAAATTTAATATTTATATTTATACTAAACAAAATGCCTTTTTTTTGGTCAAGATAATGACATTATATCTTATCATTATGAAAGGCATTATTTTATTTATTTCTCTATTTTTTACTGTTATTTCAACAAAGATCTATGGGCAAATTGAGATGGATAGCGTTGCAGTAGCTAAAGATTCAATTAAAGTGGAAAAGGAGGATCATCAGCTTCAGTTGTTTATTTACAGCGGATTGCAAAATTATTCGATTAGTTCTGCACAAAGCAAAACGAATGACAATAAATACACTATTGGCGTAGATAAATCAAATGGCTATGGATTCTTATTAGGAACTTCAATCAAGTATGGAGCAGTTCGATTTGGAATAGAGTTCACTCAGTATGAATATGATTATTATGTAAAAGGTAGTCAGGGTGCTTTATCTACAAATAATAATAAACTATACAATATATCATTTCCATTGAAAGTAGATATACCTTTAGGTTTTGTGAAAAATTTAAATCTTGTGGCTGGCGCTGGTGGTAGAATTTCTATTATTGATCACAAAACACTTTATGATGTTTTACCAAAAGACGATGTTGCCATCTTAAATGAGGATATAGGTAATAGTTTCAGCAATTTTAGCCCCTTTATGTTATTGGGAACAAGTTATGCTCTAGGAAATTTTGAATTAGAATTTGATTTTATTTATTCAAGAGTTGTCGCTTATAAAATTGATTATTTAGGAAAAAATTATTTTGACAATAGCACAATTTATCAATTCAACCTTTCTATGGCTTATACTTTCAATTTCAAATAAAAATTCCGCTGAAGAATACCTCAGCGGAATCTAGCATCTTAAAATACTATAGGATATTTTTTTCTGACTTCGGAAAGGTCGTTCATCACATCATCAGACAACTTTAAATTGATAGCGTCAATATTGCTTTTTAATTGATCCATCGTTGTGGCGCCTATAATTGAAACTGTTTTGAAAGGCCTTTGAAGCGTGAACGCTATCGACATTTGGGCAAAGTTCAAATTGTGTTTTTCAGCTACTTTTTCATAGGCTATAATAGCGCTTTCACAATTATCTGTTTGCCTCCATCGAGCGCCTTGACTAATGTCCAGTCTTGAGCCTTTAGGATATTTTCCGTTTTTGTATTTTCCACTAAGCAAGCCAGTGGCCAATGGCGACCAAGCAAGCAAGTCGACACTTTCAGCCGCGCAAACTTCCGACAAATCCGGTTCGAATTTTCTGCAAAGCAGTGAATATTCATTTTGAATAGAAACAGGGCTTTTTAGATTGTTTTTCTCAGCAATTTGAAGATACTTCATGGTTCCCCATGCAGTTTCGTTGGAGAGTCCGTAATGTCTAATTTTTCCTTGAGCTATAAGCTCTTCCATCGTCTGAATAACTTCCAGAATATGATCGCTTACTTGATTAGTATCAAAGTTAACTTGTTCCTTGAAAAAGTTCGTAAACTGGTATACATGTCGTGTTGGCCAGTGTAGTTGATACAAGTCAATGTAATCTGTTTTAAGACGTTTTAATGAACCTTCAACAGCCGATAGAATGGCTTTTTTGTCATATGGTTTTCCATCTCTAATCCAGTCTACTGTTGGTCCTGTAACTTTTGTCGCTAGAATAATCTTATCGCGACAATTTCTTTGGCTGAAGTATTCGCCAATGATTTCCTCTGTTTTTCCTTGAGTTTCTGGTTTGGGAGGCACAGCGTATAATTCTGCTGTGTCAAAAAAATTGATACCTTGCTCTTGAGCGTAATCCATTTGCTCAAACCCATCTTCAAGCGTATTTTGCTCTCCGAATGTCATTGTGCCCAAGCAAATTTTGGATACGTTCAAATTGGTTTTCCCAAGATTGCAATATTCCATTAGGTTATTTATTTGTTAGCTATAAGCAAACTATGACAAATTTCCCTCAGGAACAATCTTTTTATTATTTAATCGCAGGTGGATTATTCAATGTGTTGACTTGATATATTCTAATCTGTCGATGTTTTGATTCCAATACCCATTCCTCGTAATATTGCTCGTCTAATGTCCCTTTTTCAACATCTTCAAATTCAGCTACCCATCTGTAGTTGACAAAAACCATCCATCCCTGATCTTCTGAGCCATCTACTTGGATACTTTGAATATAATGCTTGCCTTTGACGACAGATTTTTTATACTCTCTATACCATTTTCTGAATTCACTTTTCTTATATATACCTCTTCCTGTAATTCTTACATTTTCGGTCATGTAGGGAAGCAAATCTCTTTTTGCTCTTCGATGATCGATATTCGCGTACCATTGGAAGATAAATGCTTTGATATCGTTTGGACTAAGTTGTCTTCGCTCTTGTTTTCTTTCTTTAGTTTTCTCCTTGTCACCCGCATAAGAAATATTGGCGCAAAGAAATGAAAGAAAAAAGATAGTTATGATTTTGGCAAAATATTTAATGTTCATATTTCGATCTTTTTTCACATAACTATCTTTACTTGTGTAATGTTGCCAACCTTGTTTTGAAATGCTAATTATCAAGTATTTTGCATTTCAAATAGTTCTGACATATATTCCGGCAAGTTGATTTCCGGAGAGCAGTATTCAGCTCTTTGAGGATTACCGTAATGAGTGGAAGTCGGAATAATACCAGCCCAAATCGCTAAATCCAAATCCTCTTTATTATCTCCCGGGTCGGTTTTATCATTTATCTTGGCAACGAAGTATTCAATATCAATGGCCATGACTTTAGTAGCCTTTAATTCATTTTCATTGGGAAATCTGGAGTCTTCCCATCGTTGCTTAAGCATATGGTCTGAAATTGCTTTGAGGCCTTGAATTTTTTCATCATCGTTTTCCACATCTCTAGTCGATCCAAAAATCACCGCCGATCGATAATTAATGGAATGATGATAGGCGGATTTTGACAATATCAGTCCATCCAATGATGTGACAGTCATTGAGGCATAATTGTCCTTTATATTTGCGTTCATAAGTCCGTTTTTTTGAGCGCCATGGGTATAGATGGTTTTGCCTATTCTTCCATAGGCTCTTGGCAATACGACAGGGATATCGCCTCGCATGCTTACAAAGTGGCCAATGAAGTTGTCGTCTAGAATTTTGGAAATTTCATTCCAGTCGTGAGTGGATTTATGCTTTCCTCTTTTTACTATATGCGCTTGTTCTTTACTTTCCATTGGTATTAATGTTTTAATTATAATGTAAATTTGTTTAATTACTGGTCAATTCATCTATACCAATTTTAAGAAACTGACTATACCAGTTATGCCGTTTGAACAATTAGTTACAATAGATAGAAACAGTGGGGACTCTTTGCATTTGCAAATCCAGAAACAGATCATCAGCATGATATCCTTCGGTATATTGAGCAAAGGGATGAAACTTCCTTCCACTAGGTTTTTGTCTTCAAAGTTGTGTGTGAATAGAATGACATTAGCTCTCGCTCTTGACGAGCTTGAAAGTCAAGGATGGCTTTTTAAAAAAGAAAGAAGCGGAGTATTCGTGTCGTATAACTTGCCAGAAATTAATCCCAAGCCTTTGGATAGTATAGAAGCAAATCATTTTCAAAATGAAAAGTGTGGATTTGTTATTAAAAACAAAGCTGATTATATCAGGCATAACTCCTCTTATTCATTTGCGCATATTTTGGACGAAGGCCTGCCTGATTCAAGGTTAGCGCCTATGAAATTATTAGGACAGGAATATAAAAGCTTGCTGACTAGCATTGGAAAGCCAAAATTGTTTGGTTATGCCTCCCCTTTAGGAGATGAAATGCTGCGGTCAGAGCTTTCTATATTTTTGAATAGAACCAGAGGCCTGTCAAGAAAAATGGAAGAGATCGCAATTGTAAGAGGAAGCCAGATGGCTTTGAGTCTGC
Proteins encoded in this window:
- a CDS encoding right-handed parallel beta-helix repeat-containing protein, with the translated sequence MLSIVSSFGCKSNTEMNSPVNLSSEISFSSSIYKTDLVGEALTASASRSQSVNDWYPFVDSLVLVYTIDASPAVRIALPKISSATSAELVFEPLYLQVPSGSTFEVLEAGLQVTDTSWSPDWKSDPMYPMAAIVPKKGSSMAKWIDESDALPISAIIENDVQSLALHMVESVGYNRSDFGYVGMGIYLDAGPIVFYYQGAFSGNGTQENGLFSIYDDAQKLIGDKVYEHQFPAPATRVVVESDPNAPSNSIPLYFDYSDPVIYEMKKWNAALSTWVLESEPFTAITGEYFKLEIIQNLDVVYVDGSKPSSGNGLSWLEAKRTIQEGIDLAFQKTVAEGKKYQVWVKSGVYSFTGRDNYLVLRTGLEVYGSFAGNENSLTQRDLTAYTTSMVGDNTLNGPIIKADGLDSETLLDGFSVRGANGNSALDIDNSSLTVSNVVFRNNFTTDRGAAVHISNGYPQFVNCVFENNSARVDGGAVFNDRGFPKFENCTFNSNSTYFNGSAIYVRYDNLEVLNCTFLQNTTVYSGYAGGAIFLSNSSLRLTGTEFKRNNRYAISSSNSANGFIDGGGNCFGTGVDANLPTNVNNLNNVNIGNCP
- a CDS encoding alpha/beta hydrolase: MKYFLTLLLTISSFYSFSQSIVLEDLEHKSQILNSNVKYSVYLPEGYNSSKMKYPVVYLLHGYTGSNTNWVQKGAIKQTADRMIESGELSPCIIIMPDAGNCYYLNASNGKWSYQDMFINEFIPYIENEYSIRTEKSYRAIAGLSMGGFGATMISTNHSGLFGSSVALSGAFWTDEQLISLDQTTFNERFGDMLGDDLKGKKRITSNWKTSNPLHVFTNRNPNDLNQVRWYFDCGDDDFLYEGNSMMHIIMRKRGIEHEFIMRNGGHDWEYWRTGIVNGLKFINKSFMN
- a CDS encoding glutaminase, which encodes MNYQSVLDEIIHELAEFEDKGEVASYIPELAKVSPEKFGVYITGVEGQECYTGDYQERFSIQSISKVFALALAFKNMGESLWSRVGVEPSGDPFNSLVQLEHEKGIPRNPLINAGALVVCDVLISIFKNPKDELSAFVENLMGGPVNFNLKVFLSEKKHAYVNAALINLMKAFGNIKNDVEEVLDFYFYQCSMEMSCQELSKAFLLFANKGKIPLTNEQMIKEINSRRINAIMQTCGFYDEAGEFAYKVGLPGKSGVGGGIIAVNPGIYSVAVWSPKLNANGNSAKGMKFLEMLSAKTGSSIF
- a CDS encoding aldo/keto reductase, which translates into the protein MEYCNLGKTNLNVSKICLGTMTFGEQNTLEDGFEQMDYAQEQGINFFDTAELYAVPPKPETQGKTEEIIGEYFSQRNCRDKIILATKVTGPTVDWIRDGKPYDKKAILSAVEGSLKRLKTDYIDLYQLHWPTRHVYQFTNFFKEQVNFDTNQVSDHILEVIQTMEELIAQGKIRHYGLSNETAWGTMKYLQIAEKNNLKSPVSIQNEYSLLCRKFEPDLSEVCAAESVDLLAWSPLATGLLSGKYKNGKYPKGSRLDISQGARWRQTDNCESAIIAYEKVAEKHNLNFAQMSIAFTLQRPFKTVSIIGATTMDQLKSNIDAINLKLSDDVMNDLSEVRKKYPIVF
- a CDS encoding pyridoxamine 5'-phosphate oxidase family protein, which gives rise to MESKEQAHIVKRGKHKSTHDWNEISKILDDNFIGHFVSMRGDIPVVLPRAYGRIGKTIYTHGAQKNGLMNANIKDNYASMTVTSLDGLILSKSAYHHSINYRSAVIFGSTRDVENDDEKIQGLKAISDHMLKQRWEDSRFPNENELKATKVMAIDIEYFVAKINDKTDPGDNKEDLDLAIWAGIIPTSTHYGNPQRAEYCSPEINLPEYMSELFEMQNT